CTCGCAGCTCGGCTACTACCTCACCGACGGTTACCAGCGGCAGTACGGCACCGAGATCGCGGTCGGCATCATCGGCTGTCTGTTGCTGGCGTTGGCCTTCGACGCGGTGATCCAGCTCGTCGCCCGAATGCTCACCCCATGGCGAAAGGCGGTGTCGGGATGATCCTGGAGAAGGTCTGGCAGTGGCTCACCGACGGCGCCAACTGGAGCGGCCCGAACGGCATCCCGATGCGCTTGGAAGAACACCTGATCTACAGCTTCGTCACCGTGCTCATCGCGGCGGCGATCGGCATCCCGCTGGGCACCTGGATCGCGCACAGCGGTCGCGGCCGCTGGTTGGTCACGGCTGCCAATGCCGCCCGCGCCGTGCCCTCGCTCGGTCTGCTGTTCGTCGCGTCGATGTGGGCCGGCTCGCGGTTCAGCAGCGACCTCGGTGCCTACATCGCGCCGTCGATCGTGGTGCTGGTGATCCTCGCGATCCCGCCGATCCTGGCCGGTGCCTACGCGGGGGTCTCCGAGGTCGACCCGGCCGCCCGCGACGCCGCGAAGGGCATGGGCATGACCGGCGGCCAGGTCTTCGGACGCGTGGAGTTGCCCAACGCGCTGCCGCTGATCTTCTCCGGCCTGCGCAGCGCCACCCTGCAGGTGATCGCGACCGCCACCATCGCCGCGTCCGTCTCGCTCGGCGGCCTCGGCCGCTACCTCATCGACGGGCTCGCGCAGAGCCGCTACGACATCATGGTCGGCGGCTCCGTGCTGGTCGCGCTGCTCGCGCTCGTCATCGACCTGTTGTTCGGCCTCGTCCAGCGATTCGTCGTCTCACCCGGCCTGACCGGCCGCACCGTCCGCCGTTCCGTCCGTTCGCAGACCAAGGCCATCGAAGCCACCGGGAGTGTCCGATGAACCGCCCCTCCAACCGTCCGCACAATCGCCGACCCAGCCGGCGTGCCGCCCTGGCGGCCGCCCTTGCCCTCACCGTCTCGCTCACCGGTTGCGGGCTGTCGGGCAACGCGCTCGACTCCGGGTCGGGCGGCGGCGACTGCAAGACCGACAAGCCGAAGGCGGGTGCGGTCAAGATCGGTTCGGCCAACTTCCCCGAGTCGGGGCTGCTCGCCGAGATCTACGCGGGAGCGTTGCGCGCCAAGGGCATCAACGCGACGACCACCGACCCGATCGGCGCCCGCGAGGCCTACCTGAAGGCGCTCGGCGACGGCTCGGTGCAGGTGGTGCCCGAGTACACCGGGTCGTTGCTGACCTTCCTCGACAAGGAAGCCAAGGAGAAAGACCCGGGCGAGGTCTACGCGGCGTTGCTGACGACGATTCCGTGCAGTCAGATCGCGTTGCAGCCCTCGGCCGCCGAAGACTCCAACGCGATGGTGGTCACCCGCGCCACCGCGAACAAGTGGGGTCTGAAGACCGTCTCCGACCTGGCCAAGCACGCCAACGAGATCGTCATCGCCGCGCCGCCGGAGTTCGCCGGCCGTGACCAAGGTCTGCTGGGGTTGAAGAGCACCTACAACCTCACCCCGAAGAGCTTCCGGCCGCTCGGTGCCACCGCCGCGATCGTCGACGCGCTGAAGAACAACCAGGCGCAGGCGGCCAACATCTTCACCACCGACCCGTCGATCAAGGCCAACGACTTCGTCGCGCTGCAGGACGACAAGAAGTTGTTCGGGTCAGACCAGGTCGTGCCGTTGGTGGCCCGGCAGGCGGCGACGCCACAACTGCAGGTCACCCTCAACGCCGTCTCGGCCAAGCTGACCACCGACAAGCTGGCCGAAATGGTGAAGCAGGTCGTCGTCGACAAGAAGGACGCGACGCAGGTCGCGAAAAACTTTCTGCAGGAATCCGGCCTGTCCTGAGAAGGTAGGCGGGTGCTCTCCCGCCTCGTCAAGCGACATCTGCAGCGTTACCCGCAGCTGACCGTCGCGATCCTCGTCCTGCAGATCATCAGCGTTGCGGCGTCGCTGTATCTGCCCTCGCTCAACGCCGACATCATCGACAAGGGCGTCACCCGCGGCGACACCGGCTACATCTGGTCGACCGGCGGCTGGATGCTGGCGGTGTCGCTGGTGCAGGTGGTCGCCGCCATCACGGCCGCGTACGTGGCCGCGCGACTCGCGATGTTCTACGGACGCGACGCGCGCGGCGACCTGTTCGCGCGGGTCGGGGAGTTCTCCTCCCGGGAGATCAACAGCTTCGGCGCACCGACACTGATCACCCGCACCACCAACGACGTGCAGCAGGTGCAGATGGTGGTGCTGATGGGTGCCGCCCTCATGGTGTCGGCGCCGATCATGATGGTCGGCGGCGTCGTCATGGCGTTGCGCGAATCGGTGTCGATGTCGTGGCTGATCGTGGTCGCGGTGATCGCGCTGGGCGTCAGCATCGGGCTGATCATCCGGCAACTGGTGCCCGGCTTCCGCGCCGTCCAGACCAAACTCGACGGCGTCAACCGCATCCTGCGCGAGCACCTCTCGGGCGTCCGCGTGATCCGCGCCTTCACCCGGG
This genomic stretch from Calidifontibacter indicus harbors:
- a CDS encoding ABC transporter permease; this translates as MAKGGVGMILEKVWQWLTDGANWSGPNGIPMRLEEHLIYSFVTVLIAAAIGIPLGTWIAHSGRGRWLVTAANAARAVPSLGLLFVASMWAGSRFSSDLGAYIAPSIVVLVILAIPPILAGAYAGVSEVDPAARDAAKGMGMTGGQVFGRVELPNALPLIFSGLRSATLQVIATATIAASVSLGGLGRYLIDGLAQSRYDIMVGGSVLVALLALVIDLLFGLVQRFVVSPGLTGRTVRRSVRSQTKAIEATGSVR
- a CDS encoding ABC transporter substrate-binding protein, translating into MNRPSNRPHNRRPSRRAALAAALALTVSLTGCGLSGNALDSGSGGGDCKTDKPKAGAVKIGSANFPESGLLAEIYAGALRAKGINATTTDPIGAREAYLKALGDGSVQVVPEYTGSLLTFLDKEAKEKDPGEVYAALLTTIPCSQIALQPSAAEDSNAMVVTRATANKWGLKTVSDLAKHANEIVIAAPPEFAGRDQGLLGLKSTYNLTPKSFRPLGATAAIVDALKNNQAQAANIFTTDPSIKANDFVALQDDKKLFGSDQVVPLVARQAATPQLQVTLNAVSAKLTTDKLAEMVKQVVVDKKDATQVAKNFLQESGLS